In a genomic window of Sulfuriferula nivalis:
- the efp gene encoding elongation factor P, with the protein MKTAQELRAGNVFMVGSDPMVVQKAEFSKSGRNASVVKMKMKNLLTGQTAEAVYKADEKFQSVQLEYKDCTYSYFADPMYVFMDEEYNQYEIEADNMGDSLNYLEDAMPLEVMFYNGKAISVEMPTTVVREVIYTEPAVRGDTSGKVLKPARLATGFEIPVAAFVEIGDKIEIDTRTNEFKRRVN; encoded by the coding sequence ATGAAAACAGCTCAAGAATTACGCGCAGGTAATGTATTTATGGTCGGTAGCGACCCGATGGTGGTGCAGAAAGCTGAATTCAGCAAATCCGGGCGCAATGCATCTGTAGTTAAAATGAAAATGAAAAACTTGCTGACAGGCCAAACAGCAGAAGCAGTTTACAAAGCTGACGAAAAATTCCAGTCTGTACAATTAGAATATAAAGATTGTACTTATTCTTACTTCGCAGATCCTATGTATGTATTCATGGATGAAGAGTACAACCAGTACGAAATCGAAGCCGACAACATGGGTGACTCACTCAACTATCTGGAAGATGCAATGCCATTAGAAGTTATGTTCTACAATGGCAAAGCAATTTCTGTTGAAATGCCAACCACCGTTGTTCGCGAAGTGATTTACACTGAACCTGCGGTTCGTGGCGATACATCAGGCAAAGTGTTGAAGCCTGCACGCTTGGCTACAGGTTTTGAAATTCCGGTTGCTGCATTCGTGGAAATTGGCGACAAAATCGAAATCGACACCCGCACCAATGAATTCAAGCGTCGTGTAAACTAA
- the yegQ gene encoding tRNA 5-hydroxyuridine modification protein YegQ, translating into MSLRAPELLLPAGSLDKMHTAFRFGADAVYAGQPRYSLRARNNEFQLDQIELGINQARALGKKFFVASNLMPHNAKVKTYMADMEPIIAMRPDALIMADPGLIMMVREKWPEVPVHLSVQANTVNYATVKFWQALGLTRIILSRELSLDEIAEIRQQCPDMELEVFVHGALCIAYSGRCLLSGYFNHRDPNQGTCTNSCRWDYKVHDAEENPAGDIQKIDFNFGSALEQAETSFADCGQQQRHPLADKVYLIEESARPGDLMPVLEDDHGTYIMNSKDLRAIEHVARLVEMGIDSLKVEGRTKSAYYVARTAQSYRQAIDDAMAGKQFDTNLLATLEGLANRGYTDGFYERHHTHDYQNYMRGHSESNRSQYVGDVTGYDAQTGMAEIAVKNKFSVGDKLEIIHPTGNFDVVIDAMCIKNKSVTVAPGTGHLVQVKVGQDCRDGMVARYL; encoded by the coding sequence ATGAGCCTACGCGCCCCTGAACTTTTGTTGCCTGCTGGTAGCCTGGATAAAATGCACACCGCGTTTCGCTTTGGCGCAGATGCGGTCTATGCCGGACAGCCGCGCTACAGCTTACGTGCTCGTAATAATGAATTTCAGCTGGATCAAATTGAGCTGGGCATTAATCAGGCGCGCGCATTGGGTAAAAAATTCTTTGTTGCCAGTAATTTGATGCCGCATAACGCTAAAGTTAAAACCTATATGGCGGATATGGAGCCCATCATCGCCATGCGCCCCGATGCACTAATTATGGCTGACCCTGGATTAATCATGATGGTGCGTGAAAAGTGGCCAGAAGTGCCTGTGCATTTATCGGTGCAAGCTAATACGGTGAACTATGCAACGGTTAAATTTTGGCAGGCATTAGGTTTGACCCGCATTATTTTGTCTCGTGAGTTGTCGCTGGATGAAATTGCCGAGATCCGTCAGCAGTGTCCTGATATGGAGTTGGAAGTGTTTGTTCATGGCGCGTTGTGCATTGCGTACTCTGGACGTTGTTTGTTGTCAGGTTATTTTAATCATCGTGACCCTAATCAAGGTACTTGTACCAATTCTTGTCGCTGGGATTATAAAGTTCATGATGCCGAAGAAAATCCGGCTGGTGATATTCAGAAGATTGATTTCAACTTTGGCAGCGCGCTTGAGCAGGCTGAAACCAGCTTTGCTGATTGCGGACAGCAGCAGCGTCATCCATTGGCAGATAAGGTTTATTTGATAGAGGAAAGTGCGCGGCCTGGAGATTTGATGCCCGTGCTGGAAGACGACCATGGCACTTATATCATGAACTCAAAAGACCTGCGTGCCATTGAACATGTGGCCAGATTGGTTGAGATGGGTATAGATTCACTGAAAGTCGAAGGTCGCACCAAATCTGCTTACTACGTTGCGCGTACTGCACAATCATACCGTCAAGCCATAGATGATGCCATGGCGGGCAAACAGTTTGATACCAATCTGTTGGCGACATTAGAAGGGTTGGCTAATCGCGGCTATACCGACGGTTTCTATGAGCGTCACCACACGCATGATTATCAAAATTACATGCGTGGTCATTCAGAATCTAACCGCAGCCAATATGTAGGTGATGTGACCGGATACGATGCGCAAACTGGTATGGCTGAGATTGCCGTGAAGAATAAATTCAGTGTAGGGGATAAGCTGGAAATTATTCACCCCACAGGCAATTTCGATGTGGTTATTGATGCCATGTGTATTAAAAATAAATCAGTCACGGTTGCACCAGGTACAGGCCATCTTGTGCAAGTAAAGGTCGGGCAGGACTGCCGTGATGGCATGGTCGCCCGCTACTTGTAA
- a CDS encoding YebC/PmpR family DNA-binding transcriptional regulator → MAGHSKWANIKHKKAATDAKRGKIFTRLIKEITVAAKMGGGDVSTNPRLRLAMDKAYDNNMPKDNVERAIKRGCGDLEGVNYEEIRYEGYGIGGAAVMVDCLTDNKVRTVADVRHAFSKFGGNMGTDGCVAFQFQHCGQLLFAPGVDEDALMEAALDAGADDVMTHEDGSIEVITPPYELHTIKQALEAAGFKAEFGEVSMKPQNEVEFTGDDAVKMQKLLDALEALDDVQEVYTSAVLDE, encoded by the coding sequence ATGGCAGGTCATAGTAAGTGGGCGAATATCAAGCATAAAAAAGCAGCAACGGATGCGAAGCGCGGCAAGATTTTTACGCGCCTGATTAAGGAAATTACGGTTGCAGCAAAGATGGGTGGTGGCGATGTTTCTACCAACCCGCGTTTGCGTCTGGCGATGGATAAAGCGTATGACAATAACATGCCGAAGGATAACGTAGAGCGTGCAATTAAGCGCGGTTGCGGTGATCTGGAAGGTGTGAATTATGAAGAGATACGTTACGAAGGTTATGGCATAGGCGGTGCAGCAGTCATGGTGGACTGTTTGACTGATAACAAGGTGCGTACTGTTGCGGATGTGCGACATGCTTTTAGCAAATTCGGTGGCAATATGGGAACAGATGGCTGCGTGGCTTTTCAGTTCCAGCATTGCGGTCAGTTGTTGTTTGCGCCGGGTGTGGATGAAGATGCGCTGATGGAAGCTGCACTTGATGCAGGTGCCGATGATGTGATGACGCACGAAGATGGTAGTATCGAGGTGATTACACCGCCGTACGAGTTGCACACGATTAAGCAAGCACTGGAAGCAGCCGGATTTAAGGCTGAGTTTGGTGAGGTGAGCATGAAGCCACAGAATGAGGTTGAGTTCACAGGTGATGATGCGGTCAAAATGCAAAAGCTGTTGGATGCACTGGAAGCGCTGGATGATGTGCAGGAGGTCTATACTTCTGCTGTACTTGACGAATAA
- a CDS encoding riboflavin synthase, whose product MFTGIIQAVGKVAEVVPSNDDARLLIDATTLDLSDVALGDSIACNGVCLTVVALSPQGFSVDVSAETFRCTVGFPAGTLVNLEKALRLADRLGGHLVSGHVDGVGTVVSFAPVGDCFELVIRAPGDIARFIVTKGSVTVNGVSLTVNRVAGDEFSINLIPHTLANTNLHILATGSHVNLEIDMMARYAERILNYQESK is encoded by the coding sequence GTGTTTACAGGAATTATTCAGGCAGTTGGTAAAGTCGCCGAAGTTGTACCCAGTAACGATGATGCGCGTTTATTGATAGACGCGACGACGCTGGATTTAAGCGACGTCGCGCTAGGTGACTCCATTGCCTGCAATGGTGTTTGTTTAACGGTGGTCGCGTTGTCGCCACAAGGTTTTAGTGTGGATGTGTCAGCTGAGACTTTCCGTTGTACGGTGGGCTTTCCCGCTGGCACATTGGTCAATCTGGAAAAAGCACTGCGCCTGGCGGATAGGCTGGGTGGGCACTTAGTTTCTGGGCATGTTGATGGTGTGGGGACAGTGGTTAGCTTTGCCCCTGTGGGCGATTGCTTTGAGCTGGTTATACGTGCACCTGGCGATATTGCGCGATTTATTGTAACCAAGGGTTCGGTCACTGTGAATGGCGTGAGTTTGACCGTTAATCGCGTGGCGGGTGATGAGTTTAGTATTAACTTGATTCCACACACACTTGCGAATACCAATTTACATATCTTAGCTACTGGTAGTCATGTCAATCTGGAAATCGATATGATGGCACGCTACGCTGAACGTATCCTCAATTATCAGGAATCTAAATGA
- the ribBA gene encoding bifunctional 3,4-dihydroxy-2-butanone-4-phosphate synthase/GTP cyclohydrolase II, giving the protein MSLSPIEDIIADIKAGKMVVLVDEEDRENEGDLVMAAEFATPEAINFMAKFGRGLVCLTLTDERCKQLGLRQMVSDNQSPYSTAFTISIEAAEGVTTGISAADRACTIQAAVAKHAKATDIIQPGHVFPLRAQPGGVLIRAGHTEAGCDLAAIAGLEPAAVICEILKEDGEMARLPDLLPYAQEHGLKIGAIVDLIHYRNQNESLIERVGERAITTAFGEFKLIAYREKISGAAHLALVKGEIYSDNETLVRVHEPVSVMDVLEMDSPLHSFGVNRALEKINMMGAGVLVLLHRPETATELLGHALPDNEVKPAQKWDVRNYGIGAQILKDVGVGKMRLMAKQRKMPSLAGFGLEVVGYSEE; this is encoded by the coding sequence ATGAGTTTAAGCCCTATAGAAGACATTATCGCTGATATCAAAGCTGGCAAAATGGTGGTGTTGGTTGATGAAGAAGATCGTGAAAACGAAGGCGATTTGGTGATGGCAGCTGAATTTGCTACACCTGAAGCTATTAATTTTATGGCGAAGTTTGGGCGCGGTCTGGTTTGTCTGACTTTGACGGATGAACGCTGCAAGCAACTCGGCTTACGCCAGATGGTGTCAGATAATCAATCACCTTACAGCACCGCGTTTACCATTTCTATAGAAGCGGCTGAAGGTGTGACCACTGGCATTTCAGCTGCAGATCGTGCGTGCACGATACAGGCTGCTGTAGCCAAGCATGCTAAAGCGACAGACATTATTCAGCCCGGACATGTTTTTCCATTACGTGCACAACCAGGTGGTGTATTGATACGTGCTGGCCATACTGAAGCTGGTTGCGACTTGGCGGCGATAGCTGGGCTGGAGCCTGCTGCGGTAATTTGCGAAATTTTGAAAGAAGATGGCGAGATGGCGCGTTTGCCAGATTTGCTGCCTTATGCCCAAGAGCATGGTTTGAAGATAGGTGCGATAGTTGATTTGATTCATTATCGCAACCAGAATGAAAGTCTGATAGAGCGCGTAGGTGAGCGGGCAATCACAACCGCATTTGGCGAATTCAAGTTGATAGCGTATCGCGAAAAAATCTCAGGTGCTGCGCATCTGGCATTGGTCAAAGGTGAAATTTACTCTGATAATGAAACCTTGGTGCGTGTGCATGAACCTGTTTCAGTGATGGATGTGCTGGAAATGGATAGCCCCTTGCATAGCTTCGGCGTTAACCGCGCGCTGGAAAAAATAAATATGATGGGTGCTGGTGTGCTAGTGTTGTTGCACAGACCTGAAACCGCTACTGAATTACTGGGGCATGCATTGCCTGATAATGAAGTTAAACCTGCCCAAAAATGGGATGTGCGCAATTACGGCATAGGTGCACAAATTTTGAAAGATGTCGGCGTGGGTAAAATGCGCTTAATGGCAAAACAACGCAAAATGCCATCGTTGGCAGGATTTGGGTTGGAAGTAGTCGGGTATAGCGAGGAATAA
- the ribH gene encoding 6,7-dimethyl-8-ribityllumazine synthase has protein sequence MATYKNTREVDANMAGEALSIAIVMSRFNRDICDALLASCVNKLAQLGVKADNTVIINVPGALEIPVTLRKLALSGKYDALIAIGSVVRGDTYHFEVVSNEMASGITRVQLDTGIPVANAVLTTDTDEQAHIRTAVKGAEAAECAIEMANLLKVL, from the coding sequence ATGGCAACATACAAAAATACACGCGAAGTAGATGCAAATATGGCCGGTGAAGCGTTATCCATCGCTATAGTGATGAGTCGTTTTAATCGTGATATCTGTGATGCATTATTGGCATCATGCGTTAATAAACTGGCGCAATTGGGTGTTAAGGCAGATAACACGGTGATTATTAACGTGCCTGGTGCGCTGGAAATCCCTGTAACCCTACGTAAACTAGCATTGAGTGGCAAATATGATGCACTCATCGCGATAGGGTCGGTAGTGAGGGGTGATACTTACCATTTTGAGGTGGTGTCCAACGAAATGGCGAGCGGGATTACGCGTGTGCAATTGGATACAGGCATCCCTGTCGCCAATGCCGTGCTAACTACCGATACTGACGAGCAAGCGCACATCCGTACCGCAGTTAAAGGTGCTGAAGCGGCAGAATGCGCAATAGAGATGGCTAACTTGTTGAAGGTGTTATGA
- the nusB gene encoding transcription antitermination factor NusB, whose translation MSGNRRKAREFAVQGVYLWLLNQQPVNDVIKQLREDAAYQEIDEAMFSKLLHGVVANVAELDLRIAHFVDRPMAELSPVEHAVLLLGTQELLHSLEVPYRVIINEAVELTKTFGGTDGHKYVNGVMDKIAAQVRSAEVNKPRAPK comes from the coding sequence ATGAGCGGAAATAGACGTAAGGCGCGTGAATTCGCGGTACAAGGGGTGTATTTGTGGTTGCTGAATCAGCAACCTGTGAATGATGTGATTAAACAGTTGCGTGAAGATGCAGCTTATCAAGAGATTGATGAAGCCATGTTTTCCAAATTGCTGCACGGTGTGGTTGCTAATGTGGCTGAGCTGGATCTGCGTATTGCGCACTTTGTAGATCGGCCTATGGCAGAATTGAGCCCTGTTGAACATGCTGTGTTGTTGCTGGGTACGCAAGAATTATTGCATAGCCTGGAAGTGCCTTATCGGGTCATTATTAATGAGGCAGTTGAATTGACTAAAACCTTCGGTGGCACTGATGGGCACAAATACGTCAATGGTGTAATGGATAAAATTGCTGCACAGGTGCGTAGTGCAGAAGTGAATAAGCCGCGCGCACCTAAATAA
- the thiL gene encoding thiamine-phosphate kinase, with translation MSSEFSLIQQYFSRPTPDVVLGVGDDCALLQSSPNMHLAVSTDSLVAGVHFFHDADPALLGWKSLAVNLSDLAAMGATPRWCTLAISLPEVDESWLAAYADGLYHCADAHQIRLVGGDTTRGPLNLSLTVMGEVPINQALRRDGAQVGDAIWVSGDLGDAAFALAAIQGQLQLSEVDMASLAQRLHAPVPRVSLGLALRQIAHSAIDISDGLLADLGHILSHSRVSAVLHYAALPTSEIVADLAAHPAYDRCVLAGGDDYELCFTAPVAHSDAISAMAEQLDVRLTCIGEIVADGGMQLMDADGQPMQMVQMGYDHFVS, from the coding sequence ATGTCCAGTGAGTTTAGTCTCATACAGCAATACTTTTCTCGGCCTACGCCCGATGTAGTATTAGGTGTAGGCGATGATTGTGCGTTATTGCAATCCTCCCCAAACATGCATCTCGCGGTCTCGACCGACAGTCTGGTTGCTGGTGTGCATTTTTTTCACGATGCCGATCCTGCCTTGTTAGGCTGGAAAAGTCTGGCTGTTAATTTATCTGATCTGGCTGCAATGGGCGCAACTCCGCGCTGGTGCACATTGGCGATTAGCTTGCCTGAGGTAGATGAATCTTGGCTGGCTGCTTATGCCGATGGTTTGTACCATTGTGCAGATGCGCACCAGATACGACTGGTGGGTGGTGATACGACGCGCGGCCCACTCAATCTGAGTTTGACGGTGATGGGTGAAGTGCCCATTAATCAAGCACTGCGTCGGGATGGTGCGCAGGTCGGTGATGCGATTTGGGTATCTGGTGACTTGGGTGACGCTGCATTCGCCTTAGCCGCGATACAGGGGCAGTTGCAATTAAGCGAGGTTGATATGGCAAGCCTGGCACAACGCTTGCACGCACCTGTGCCTCGAGTTTCCCTGGGTCTGGCATTGCGCCAGATTGCCCATAGTGCGATTGATATTTCAGATGGATTGTTGGCTGATTTGGGACATATTCTTAGCCATAGTCGAGTCAGTGCTGTGCTGCACTATGCGGCCTTGCCGACTAGCGAGATTGTGGCTGATTTAGCTGCACATCCAGCTTATGATCGTTGTGTTTTGGCTGGTGGCGATGATTATGAATTGTGCTTTACCGCGCCAGTGGCGCACTCTGACGCTATATCTGCTATGGCTGAACAATTGGATGTGCGTTTAACCTGTATAGGTGAAATTGTTGCTGACGGTGGCATGCAACTTATGGACGCTGATGGCCAGCCCATGCAGATGGTGCAAATGGGGTATGATCATTTTGTCAGCTAA
- a CDS encoding phosphatidylglycerophosphatase A family protein, whose translation MIILSANWQFIIRHPAHFIAFGFGAGLAPKAPGTWGTLVALPLYYGLMLWLSQPQMLILIALAFVIGIGICDVTGKNLGISDYGGIVWDEIVAMWLVLVFAPVQPVWWAVAFGLFRLFDIWKPFPISWFDTHVKNGFGVMLDDLLAALFAIGSLYVMLWVLK comes from the coding sequence ATGATCATTTTGTCAGCTAATTGGCAATTTATTATCCGCCATCCTGCTCATTTTATTGCGTTTGGATTTGGTGCCGGTTTGGCACCGAAAGCGCCGGGGACGTGGGGTACGCTGGTAGCGTTGCCATTGTATTACGGCCTGATGCTATGGTTAAGTCAGCCACAAATGCTGATTTTGATTGCCTTGGCTTTCGTGATCGGTATAGGAATCTGTGATGTGACTGGCAAAAATCTGGGCATCTCAGATTATGGTGGCATCGTCTGGGATGAAATCGTAGCAATGTGGCTGGTGTTGGTGTTTGCGCCTGTACAACCTGTTTGGTGGGCGGTGGCATTCGGCCTGTTTCGTTTGTTTGATATCTGGAAGCCGTTCCCGATAAGCTGGTTTGATACCCATGTAAAGAACGGATTTGGGGTTATGCTGGACGATCTGTTAGCTGCTTTGTTTGCGATAGGCAGTCTGTATGTAATGTTGTGGGTGCTGAAATGA
- a CDS encoding CinA family protein: MRPTDAELYQLAVAAGKALHHRGMRLATAESCTGGWVGMVMTAVPGSSAWYDRGFITYTNEAKHAQLGVAVATIASTGAVSEATVREMAMGALQHSLADIALSISGIAGPGGGTPHKPVGTVCIGWAMRDGTTLQTTCRLDGDREEIRARAVAAALRGVIELLS; encoded by the coding sequence ATGAGGCCGACTGATGCAGAGCTATACCAATTAGCGGTAGCAGCGGGAAAGGCATTACACCATCGGGGTATGCGCTTAGCGACAGCAGAGTCCTGTACGGGTGGCTGGGTAGGTATGGTGATGACCGCAGTGCCCGGCAGTTCAGCCTGGTATGACCGTGGTTTTATCACCTATACCAACGAAGCTAAACACGCGCAATTGGGTGTGGCAGTGGCAACGATAGCAAGCACAGGTGCAGTCTCCGAAGCCACTGTACGCGAAATGGCCATGGGCGCGTTACAACACAGTTTGGCAGATATTGCTCTGTCGATTTCAGGTATAGCTGGACCAGGTGGCGGTACGCCGCATAAACCAGTGGGTACTGTATGTATAGGCTGGGCCATGCGTGATGGCACGACGTTGCAAACGACTTGCAGGTTAGATGGTGATCGAGAAGAAATACGCGCACGTGCGGTGGCTGCGGCATTGCGCGGTGTGATTGAGTTGCTGTCCTGA
- the recA gene encoding recombinase RecA, which produces MDDNRSKALAAALAQIEKSFGKGSIMRLGDGEVVNDVQVVSTGSLGLDIALGVGGLPRGRVVEIYGPESSGKTTLTLQVIAEMQKLGGTAAFIDAEHALDPQYAQKLGVNVGELLISQPDTGEQALEIADMLVRSGSVDIVVVDSVAALTPKAEIEGEMGDSHMGLQARLMSQALRKLTGNIKRTNTLVIFINQIRMKIGVMFGSPETTTGGNALKFYASVRLDIRRTGAIKKGEEVIGSETRVKVVKNKVAPPFKQAEFDILYGEGISREGEIIELGVVHKIVDKAGAWYAYNGEKIGQGKDNSREYLREHPEIAREIENKVRAAVGIVPHTVRIGDSVIKDEA; this is translated from the coding sequence ATGGACGATAATAGAAGCAAAGCCTTGGCTGCTGCACTGGCGCAAATCGAAAAAAGTTTTGGTAAAGGTTCCATCATGCGCCTGGGTGATGGTGAGGTGGTGAATGATGTACAGGTTGTGTCTACAGGCTCACTGGGCCTGGATATCGCGTTGGGTGTAGGCGGTTTGCCACGCGGCCGTGTGGTGGAAATCTATGGCCCTGAGTCATCTGGTAAAACTACGCTGACTTTGCAAGTAATTGCAGAAATGCAAAAGCTGGGCGGTACGGCAGCATTTATCGACGCGGAACATGCACTGGATCCACAATATGCACAGAAGCTGGGTGTGAATGTAGGTGAACTGTTGATTTCTCAGCCTGATACAGGTGAGCAGGCTTTGGAAATCGCTGACATGTTGGTTCGCTCAGGGTCAGTGGATATTGTGGTGGTCGATTCGGTTGCTGCATTAACCCCTAAAGCTGAAATTGAAGGCGAAATGGGCGATTCACACATGGGCTTGCAAGCGCGTTTGATGAGCCAGGCGTTGCGTAAACTCACAGGTAATATCAAGCGTACCAATACGCTGGTAATCTTCATTAACCAGATTCGTATGAAAATAGGTGTGATGTTTGGTAGCCCAGAAACCACCACGGGTGGTAATGCGTTGAAGTTTTATGCATCGGTGCGATTAGATATTCGACGTACTGGCGCGATTAAAAAGGGTGAAGAAGTCATTGGTTCAGAAACACGTGTCAAAGTGGTTAAGAACAAGGTTGCTCCACCGTTCAAGCAAGCTGAATTTGATATTTTGTATGGCGAAGGTATTTCACGTGAAGGTGAAATCATTGAGCTGGGTGTAGTGCATAAAATCGTTGATAAAGCGGGTGCATGGTATGCCTACAATGGTGAGAAAATTGGTCAGGGTAAAGATAATTCACGTGAATATTTGCGTGAACATCCGGAAATTGCACGTGAAATAGAAAATAAAGTTCGCGCAGCTGTTGGTATCGTACCTCACACCGTTCGTATTGGTGATTCAGTCATTAAAGACGAAGCCTGA
- the recX gene encoding recombination regulator RecX encodes MRNNPLDEPFVDEPDARPKVVKSLRARALDALARREHTRLELQRKLSPHSEDPEILSRLLDDFEQRGWLSDARYAEQRAHASQSRYGSRKIEYELRQQGVAESLISTTLDNLKASEFERALQVWLKKYGTPANTPKDRNQQMRFLQSRGFEMEVIYRVVNMDEQTLAEWISQ; translated from the coding sequence TTGCGTAACAATCCTTTGGATGAGCCTTTTGTCGATGAACCGGATGCTCGTCCCAAGGTAGTCAAATCGCTCCGTGCCCGTGCCCTTGATGCGCTGGCCCGGCGTGAACATACGCGTCTGGAATTACAGCGTAAACTCAGTCCTCACTCTGAAGACCCTGAAATACTCAGTAGACTATTAGATGATTTTGAACAACGGGGCTGGCTTTCTGACGCGCGTTATGCGGAACAACGCGCCCATGCCAGTCAGTCACGCTATGGCAGTCGTAAAATCGAGTATGAGCTGCGTCAGCAAGGTGTTGCCGAATCGCTCATCAGCACTACATTAGATAATCTTAAAGCCAGTGAATTCGAACGGGCATTACAGGTTTGGCTAAAAAAATATGGCACACCCGCCAACACCCCCAAAGATCGTAACCAGCAGATGCGCTTTTTGCAGTCACGTGGATTTGAGATGGAGGTGATCTATCGTGTAGTGAATATGGATGAGCAGACTTTGGCGGAATGGATATCTCAGTAA
- a CDS encoding S-methyl-5'-thioinosine phosphorylase, whose product MLAIIGGTGLTQLDNLTITHRKVVRTPYGEASGALTFGNINGHEVIFLARHGYGHTIPPHRVNYLANIWALREHDATHIVSIASVGGIHPDLLPGTLAVPHQIIDYTHGRKNTYFDGAGLPVTHIDFTEPYSEEIRQNIMRACESAHEPYINQGVYACTQGPRLETAAEINRLERDGATMVGMTGMPEAVLARELGLRYAAIGVVINHAAGRGTSKIAIHGEEIQTTLNASMGRVRNVIAHLVALHNGE is encoded by the coding sequence ATGCTTGCAATCATCGGCGGTACGGGTCTAACCCAACTGGACAACCTCACTATTACCCATCGCAAGGTGGTACGCACACCTTATGGCGAAGCCTCTGGGGCGCTGACTTTCGGCAATATCAACGGTCATGAAGTCATATTTCTTGCCCGTCACGGATATGGTCATACCATACCTCCACATCGCGTCAATTATCTGGCAAACATCTGGGCATTACGCGAGCATGACGCCACCCACATCGTCTCGATTGCCAGTGTTGGCGGCATACATCCTGATTTGCTACCTGGCACACTGGCTGTTCCCCACCAAATTATTGATTACACCCATGGTCGCAAAAACACCTACTTTGATGGCGCTGGACTGCCCGTTACCCACATAGACTTTACCGAACCTTACTCCGAAGAAATACGCCAGAACATCATGCGTGCATGTGAAAGTGCCCATGAGCCTTACATAAACCAGGGTGTCTATGCCTGCACCCAAGGCCCACGCCTGGAAACAGCAGCCGAAATCAACCGCTTAGAACGTGATGGTGCGACCATGGTGGGCATGACCGGCATGCCAGAGGCAGTATTGGCACGTGAGTTAGGTTTACGTTATGCAGCGATAGGCGTGGTCATCAATCACGCCGCAGGACGTGGCACCAGCAAAATTGCAATACATGGTGAAGAAATACAGACCACATTAAATGCCAGCATGGGACGAGTACGCAATGTCATTGCGCATTTGGTTGCATTGCACAATGGTGAGTGA
- a CDS encoding Tim44 domain-containing protein: MRKFLALVLTLFISLSLITGTADAKRFGGGSSFGKQRTSFSQPAPARAPTAAPAAPASGASRWLGPLAGLAAGGLLASMFMGHGFDGIKFMDILMIMGLAAGLLFLFRMLRRTPISTPQAAAYTAYSGPVAVPAMGSGGYTAPNSTRPAWFDDVAFVREAKSHFIRLQAANDAGDLQDIREYTTPEVFAEISMQIQERGNEPQRTEVTLLNADVIDVVTESDFITVSVRFHGLIREVANAPAEAFNEIWHIQKPANDRNAPWHIAGIQQAQ; encoded by the coding sequence ATGCGAAAATTTCTCGCACTCGTATTAACCTTATTCATCAGTCTTAGTTTAATAACAGGCACCGCCGACGCCAAACGTTTTGGTGGTGGCAGCAGCTTTGGCAAGCAACGTACCAGCTTCAGCCAGCCTGCACCTGCCCGCGCGCCTACAGCAGCTCCTGCTGCACCTGCTTCTGGTGCAAGTCGTTGGCTAGGCCCTTTAGCAGGACTAGCTGCTGGTGGCTTACTGGCATCGATGTTCATGGGGCATGGTTTTGACGGCATTAAATTCATGGACATTTTGATGATCATGGGTCTGGCTGCTGGACTGCTCTTCTTGTTCCGCATGTTGCGCCGCACCCCTATCTCAACCCCCCAAGCAGCTGCTTACACAGCCTACAGCGGCCCCGTTGCTGTTCCTGCGATGGGTAGTGGTGGTTACACAGCACCAAACAGCACCCGCCCAGCCTGGTTTGACGATGTCGCATTTGTACGCGAAGCAAAGTCACACTTTATCCGCTTGCAGGCTGCCAATGACGCGGGTGATTTGCAAGATATCCGCGAGTACACCACACCCGAAGTATTTGCTGAAATCAGCATGCAGATACAGGAACGCGGCAATGAACCACAAAGGACCGAAGTTACCTTGCTCAATGCCGATGTCATTGACGTCGTCACCGAGTCTGATTTCATCACTGTCAGCGTCCGTTTCCATGGTCTAATTCGCGAAGTTGCCAACGCACCTGCTGAGGCATTCAACGAAATCTGGCATATACAAAAACCCGCCAACGATCGCAATGCGCCTTGGCATATTGCAGGCATACAGCAAGCACAGTAA